CAGCAACATAATTGGAGTATTGATATGAAATGTTATAGGGTATAAAAACTCCAATTACTATACCAATAATCAATCCAAAAAAAGGTATCATGCTTGTCCCCCGCCTATCCTATTAATTAATCGTGAATTTATTCTGACAAAATTGTCAGATACATTTATCTTAATGCTCCTAAACGTCTTTTTTATTGTATGAGTAAACTTTATTTATATATCTGCTATTTTATTATTATTCCTGCACATAATGTAAATTCTATAGGGTCTTTGTTTTTCATGCAATTATCCCGGAGTGAAGCTTGGTTTCTCAGTAGTCATATCCAGATATCCTTTGTCTTCTTTTCCTAATTTTGTAAATAATATGTGTTTGCAGAAATCCAGTCGATATTCAAGAAAGTTCAGGTTACCAAAATTGACAGTTATTCTTGAATCGATGGAAGCTCGGATTTTTTGCCTGTCTGCTACATCTATAGAATAAATATGGTTGTACAGCTTTTCGCCGCCTTTATTATCAAGCTCCTTTACTTGATTTATTAATCTGAAAGCATCTTTATACGCCCCGGAATCAGCAATATTTAAACTTTTACCAATTTCAAAGCTACTGAATTTCAATCCTTTTATTAGAGGCATACCTTTTATCACTTTTTTCCCAATGGTCTCCAAAACATATGCTTCATTATCAATTATCAGATTGGAAGTCACACTTTCTACAACTGCTTCAGGTTTTCTCTCTGTTATGCTTATTCTTACCTTGCCTGGAACAATAAATCTCACTATTACACTCTTAATATAAGGATATGTTTTCAGAATCTCTTCCTCTGCATTTCCATACCTGAATGTAAAGAAATTCTTAATATTACTCCCTATTGTTTTGAAGCCGTTGTTTCCGATAATTACTCCAGAAGTAGATATTATATCGCCTTGCTCATAGCGCTGACTCCCTTTCACTTCGACTCTTGTTATGTTGAACAATGGAGATAGCGCTAGCAAGACTATAGTGGTCACTAATAATGCAGTAATCAAGATAAATTTTATCCAAAAGAACAATCGTTTAAAATTCTTTTTTCTTTTTTTATTTTTTTTATGTTCATTAACTTTATTATTATTTATCTCTTGTGTTTTCAAATCTTATTCCCCCATACGTGTTGTTCTAGGGTTCACTCTTAGTCCTCTATTCTTTTAATCAATGCGCCAAGTTGTTTGAGTTTATCTTCCAGGCACTCATATCCTCTATCAATGTATTTCGTTCCGCTAACTATGGTATCGCCTTCTGCTATCAAGCCCGCAAGTACGAGAGCAGCGCCTCCTCTAAGATCTCTGGCATACACACTTGCTCCTGTAAGCTTCTTTACTCCTTTTATAACTGCTATCCTGCCCTCGAGCTTTACGTTTGCACCCATCCTTATAAGTTCGTCTACATGCTTATACCTGCTCTCAAACACAGTTTCTACTATAATACTTGTTCCTCTTGCAATAGTAAGCATAGCCAGCATCTGTGCCTGCATGTCAGTTGGGAAACCCGGATAAGGTAAAGTCCTGATTATATCGACTGCCTTTGGTCTTGCTGGTCCCGATACGTGTATGGAGCTTTTTTTAGTGTTTATTCTGCATCCACTATCCCTTAGGTTTGAAATAATCGAACCAAGATGCTCCGGAATGATATTTTTAAGATATACATCTCCCCCAGTTATGGCTGATGCAACCATATATGTACCTGCTACAATCCTGTCAGAAATGACATTATGTTCGACATTCCTTAACTTGTTTTCGCTCCCTACTATTCTGACAACACTTGTTCCTGCTCCCGATACATTAACTCCAAGCGCAACAAGAAAATTTTGCAAATCTATGATTTCCGGTTCTTTTGCTGCATTTTTTATGAAGGTCTCCCCCTCGGCAAATACAGCGGACAGCATAATGTTTTCAGTTGCTCCGACACTTGGATAATCCAGCTGAATATCACAACCCTTGAACTTTTCTACCTCACAGTGTATAAATCCTCTATGTGCATCATGTATCTTTGCCCCCATTTTTCTAAGGGCTTTTAAATGTAAATCTATCGGTCTTGGTCCTATTTCACATCCACCTGGATGTATTATAGCATTGGCTCATAAAAATAGCAGCCGATAATACATTTTCAAATGCTTTTATAATTTTACCACTTCGTTTTTCCTGTATCAATTGTAAATTATTATTTTCTACTTATTGGGAAATTTCCTCCTGAAAATTCTCTATGTGTAATCCAGTTTTTTATGCTATAATCATCATTAATAATGCCTCAGGCAGAAACTGTTCGTGATGCAAAGCAAAATCAAAAACTGATAATAAAAGTTGATTGGGGGCATTATCTTTGATAGAACTCAGTAAATTAAGAAATAATACACTCGGTACAAACATAGTAAAGTATATTGAAATATGTTTTTGGCTGTTTTTTACCATATCGCTTTTTATAAAATGTCTGTATTTCCAAATAACTATCGGCTTAAATTCCTTCCCTCTCAATTCTTCACAGAATATTTACATGATGGTTTCCACCTTTGCAATTATTCTGATACTGATATCAATTGTCTTTTTATTTTTTAATAAAAAAAGATTTTTAGCCCTCTTAATACTCGACATATTACTGACGTTCATCCTTATTTCTGATACTGTTTATTTCAGATACTATCACAATGCCATCACAGTACCTGTTTTGTTTCAAATAGGCCTTATTGGTCCGTTGGGGGAAAGTATCAAAGGACTACTTAAAAGCAGCGATCTTATCTTTCTTTCAGATTTACCTTTTATGGTTTTGGGTTTTATTTTCTTAACAATTAAAGGAGTAAGAAAACTAAACATTTCCTATAGGTTGATCTGCTTTTTTGTAACCGTAATACTTGGTTTTTCGATTTATATTATTAATCTTAACAATATTAACACACTATGGTTTGATTATGACAAGAACCACATAATAAAGGATCTTGGAATATTTTATTTTCACTTTCATGATACAAAGACTTATATTAGTGAAAACCTTTTTGAGAATAAAGCTTTATCAGAAGATGAAAAAAAGGAAGTTCATAGTTTTTTTGAAAACAGGATAAACGCTGCTGGCAACTATAGAGGTGTAGCAAAAGGAAAAAATGTTATCATCATTCAGATGGAAGCCATGCAGGAATACCTGATAAACAGGAAGATTGAAGGCGCAGAAATCACTCCCAATCTTAACAGGCTTATAAAGGATAGTATATACTTTAAAAACTTGTATTATCAAGTTGGAGGAGGCAATACTTCCGACGCGG
Above is a genomic segment from Clostridia bacterium containing:
- a CDS encoding FtsQ-type POTRA domain-containing protein — translated: MKTQEINNNKVNEHKKNKKRKKNFKRLFFWIKFILITALLVTTIVLLALSPLFNITRVEVKGSQRYEQGDIISTSGVIIGNNGFKTIGSNIKNFFTFRYGNAEEEILKTYPYIKSVIVRFIVPGKVRISITERKPEAVVESVTSNLIIDNEAYVLETIGKKVIKGMPLIKGLKFSSFEIGKSLNIADSGAYKDAFRLINQVKELDNKGGEKLYNHIYSIDVADRQKIRASIDSRITVNFGNLNFLEYRLDFCKHILFTKLGKEDKGYLDMTTEKPSFTPG
- the murA gene encoding UDP-N-acetylglucosamine 1-carboxyvinyltransferase translates to MIHPGGCEIGPRPIDLHLKALRKMGAKIHDAHRGFIHCEVEKFKGCDIQLDYPSVGATENIMLSAVFAEGETFIKNAAKEPEIIDLQNFLVALGVNVSGAGTSVVRIVGSENKLRNVEHNVISDRIVAGTYMVASAITGGDVYLKNIIPEHLGSIISNLRDSGCRINTKKSSIHVSGPARPKAVDIIRTLPYPGFPTDMQAQMLAMLTIARGTSIIVETVFESRYKHVDELIRMGANVKLEGRIAVIKGVKKLTGASVYARDLRGGAALVLAGLIAEGDTIVSGTKYIDRGYECLEDKLKQLGALIKRIED